A region of Homo sapiens chromosome 17, GRCh38.p14 Primary Assembly DNA encodes the following proteins:
- the KRT12 gene encoding keratin, type I cytoskeletal 12 → MDLSNNTMSLSVRTPGLSRRLSSQSVIGRPRGMSASSVGSGYGGSAFGFGASCGGGFSAASMFGSSSGFGGGSGSSMAGGLGAGYGRALGGGSFGGLGMGFGGSPGGGSLGILSGNDGGLLSGSEKETMQNLNDRLASYLDKVRALEEANTELENKIREWYETRGTGTADASQSDYSKYYPLIEDLRNKIISASIGNAQLLLQIDNARLAAEDFRMKYENELALRQGVEADINGLRRVLDELTLTRTDLEMQIESLNEELAYMKKNHEDELQSFRVGGPGEVSVEMDAAPGVDLTRLLNDMRAQYETIAEQNRKDAEAWFIEKSGELRKEISTNTEQLQSSKSEVTDLRRAFQNLEIELQSQLAMKKSLEDSLAEAEGDYCAQLSQVQQLISNLEAQLLQVRADAERQNVDHQRLLNVKARLELEIETYRRLLDGEAQGDGLEESLFVTDSKSQAQSTDSSKDPTKTRKIKTVVQEMVNGEVVSSQVQEIEELM, encoded by the exons ATGGATCTCTCCAACAACACCATGTCACTCTCAGTGCGCACCCCCGGACTGTCCCGGCGGCTCTCCTCGCAGAGTGTGATAGGCAGACCCAGGGGCATGTCTGCTTCCAGTGTTGGAAGTGGTTATGGGGGAAGTGCCTTTGGCTTTGGAGCCAGCTGTGGGGGAGGCTTTTCTGCTGCTTCCATGTTTGGTTCTAGTTCCGGCTTTGGGGGTGGCTCCGGAAGTTCCATGGCAGGAGGACTGGGTGCTGGTTATGGGAGAGCCCTGGGTGGAGGTAGCTTTGGAGGGCTGGGGATGGGATTTGGGGGCAGCCCAGGAGGTGGCTCTCTAGGTATTCTCTCGGGCAATGATGGAGGCCTTCTTTCTGgatcagaaaaagaaactatgcaAAATCTTAATGATAGATTAGCTTCCTACCTGGATAAGGTGCGAGCTCTAGAAGAGGCTAATACTgagctagaaaataaaattcGAGAATGGTATGAAACACGAGGAACTGGGACTGCAGATGCTTCACAGAGCGATTACAGCAAATATTATCCACTGATTGAAGACCTCAGGAATAAG ATCATTTCAGCCAGCATTGGAAATGCCCAGCTCCTCTTGCAGATTGACAATGCGAGACTAGCTGCTGAGGACTTCAGGATGAA GTATGAGAATGAACTGGCCCTGCGCCAGGGCGTAGAGGCCGACATCAATGGCCTGCGCCGGGTGCTGGACGAGCTGACCCTGACCAGGACCGACCTGGAGATGCAGATCGAGAGCCTGAACGAGGAGCTGGCCTACATGAAGAAGAACCACGAGGAT GAGCTCCAAAGCTTCCGGGTGGGCGGCCCAGGCGAGGTCAGCGTAGAAATGGACGCTGCCCCCGGAGTGGACCTCACCAGGCTCCTCAATGATATGCGGGCGCAGTATGAAACCATCGCTGAGCAGAATCGGAAGGACGCTGAAGCCTGGTTCATTGAAAAG AGCGGGGAGCTCCGTAAGGAGATTAGCACCAACACCGAGCAGCTTCAGTCCAGCAAGAGCGAGGTCACCGACCTGCGTCGCGCCTTTCAGAACCTGGAGATCGAGCTACAGTCCCAGCTCGCCATG AAGAAATCCCTGGAGGACTCCTTGGCCGAAGCCGAGGGCGATTACTGCGCGCAGCTGtcccaggtgcagcagctcatcaGCAACCTGGAGGCACAGCTGCTCCAGGTGCGCGCGGACGCAGAGCGCCAGAACGTGGACCACCAGCGGCTGCTGAATGTCAAGGCCCGCCTGGAGCTGGAGATTGAGACCTACCGCCGCCTGCTGGACGGGGAGGCCCAAGG TGATGGTTTGGAGGAAAGTTTATTTGTGACAGACTCCAAATCACAAGCACAGTCAACTGATTCCTCTAAAG ACCCAACCAAAACCCGAAAAATCAAGACAGTTGTGCAGGAGATGGTGAATGGTGAGGTGGTCTCATCTCAAGTTCAGGAAATTGAAGAACTAATGTAA